A window of the Bradyrhizobium diazoefficiens genome harbors these coding sequences:
- a CDS encoding restriction endonuclease subunit S → MKTIPLRALAKSLFMGVNASRLSKTPQGIEAVPIIHIKDVVENAVLDVDRLEKIDLPETQQHSRQRLRPADILLSARGTLMKCAVIPPSHSDTVASANFIVVRLREHSVLQPELLWVFLRHPSTQARLLSKVTGTAQPALNIRAIEELSIPIPPQEVQSDLVRLTLLAEQQYRCAVESAKLRQEEAMEIVARHMDPHDAC, encoded by the coding sequence ATGAAGACGATCCCTCTTAGAGCGCTCGCGAAATCCCTTTTCATGGGCGTCAATGCGAGCCGCCTTTCCAAAACCCCCCAAGGCATCGAAGCGGTGCCGATCATTCACATCAAGGACGTCGTTGAAAACGCCGTCCTTGATGTCGACCGGCTTGAGAAGATCGATCTACCTGAAACGCAACAGCACTCACGGCAGCGCCTGCGCCCTGCCGACATCTTACTAAGTGCTAGGGGAACGCTGATGAAATGCGCCGTCATCCCTCCGTCGCATTCTGATACGGTAGCGAGCGCCAACTTTATTGTCGTTCGGCTTAGAGAGCATTCTGTGCTCCAGCCAGAATTGCTTTGGGTTTTCCTTCGCCACCCATCCACGCAAGCCCGTCTGCTCAGCAAGGTCACGGGGACCGCTCAGCCTGCACTTAACATCCGAGCGATTGAGGAACTATCGATCCCGATTCCTCCTCAGGAGGTTCAATCCGATCTTGTTCGTCTAACTCTTCTAGCCGAACAGCAATATCGATGCGCCGTCGAAAGCGCCAAGCTACGTCAGGAGGAAGCCATGGAAATTGTGGCTCGGCACATGGACCCTCACGATGCCTGCTGA
- a CDS encoding peptide deformylase, with the protein MTIRPIVRYPDRRLTMPARPVTAFDAGLRELAADLLETMRAAPGIGITAPHVGVPLRLVVLELDAKMGAQTYVNPQVEWASPEMILHKEGSVSMPGVNDEVQRHARVRISYRDLDGNTRAEESDGLRAVCHQHEIDQLDGLFWIQRLSRLKRERLVKKYEKMSGR; encoded by the coding sequence ATGACCATTCGCCCGATTGTCCGCTACCCCGACCGCCGGCTCACCATGCCCGCCCGCCCCGTCACCGCCTTCGACGCTGGCTTGCGCGAGCTGGCAGCCGACCTGCTGGAGACAATGCGCGCCGCGCCCGGCATCGGCATCACCGCGCCGCATGTCGGCGTGCCCTTGCGGCTCGTCGTGCTCGAGCTCGACGCCAAGATGGGCGCGCAGACCTACGTCAATCCGCAAGTCGAATGGGCCTCGCCCGAGATGATCCTGCACAAGGAAGGCAGCGTCTCGATGCCCGGCGTCAACGACGAGGTGCAGCGCCACGCCCGCGTGCGCATCAGCTATCGCGATCTCGACGGCAACACGCGAGCTGAGGAATCCGACGGCTTGCGAGCCGTCTGCCACCAGCACGAGATCGACCAGCTCGACGGCCTATTCTGGATCCAGCGGCTGTCGCGGCTGAAGCGCGAACGGCTGGTGAAGAAGTATGAGAAGATGTCGGGGCGGTAA
- a CDS encoding cupin domain-containing protein: MPKIDVAAVPARKGSGYPAPFSAACADRIRQRLGNAGGLKDFGVNLMRLPPGNWSSQRHWHSHEDEFVYVLEGEVVLIENDGETVLRAGDCAAFPKGSGNGHHMINRSDAEAVYLEVGSRSPDDLITCSDIDMMSPASDGRFLHKDGTPYPGE; encoded by the coding sequence ATGCCAAAAATCGACGTCGCTGCCGTCCCGGCCCGCAAGGGCTCCGGCTATCCCGCGCCCTTCAGCGCCGCTTGCGCAGACCGCATCCGGCAACGGCTCGGCAATGCGGGCGGACTGAAGGATTTCGGCGTCAATCTGATGCGCCTGCCGCCAGGCAATTGGTCGAGCCAGCGGCACTGGCACTCGCACGAGGACGAATTCGTCTACGTGCTCGAGGGCGAAGTGGTGCTGATCGAGAACGACGGCGAAACCGTGTTGCGCGCCGGCGACTGTGCCGCCTTCCCGAAAGGCAGCGGCAACGGCCACCACATGATCAACCGGTCAGACGCGGAGGCCGTTTATCTCGAGGTCGGCTCGCGCTCACCCGACGATCTCATCACGTGCTCCGACATCGACATGATGAGCCCTGCATCGGATGGCCGGTTCCTGCACAAGGACGGCACGCCCTACCCCGGCGAATGA
- a CDS encoding DEAD/DEAH box helicase, with amino-acid sequence MGWGEAREGRIEWKPGSGRGVAPHLVVPGAVALNAEPPVYVEEANGVIGPVQLGLPPRLACQFLAAPSIPRAKLEEVSRRLSQRLPELHHGLLPVPPATAVLIDEDPRPVLRLKLGHVGPSYYYYRNKSEHSGPAAVASLGFRYGAFDIDPSQRASRLELFQGGQVYAIARRQGKEKQARKRLSDTGLADARSAFPLLDYRHATDLTLSDQRGWFDFLARHAEQLRSEGFEILIDDDFPFRLADSSGEFDATLETSGIDWFELALGIEIDGERRDLAPLLAALVSAPGFSPELLTQLAGKGERFLLPLADGRHLALAADRFLPLVLALHGLHMSGAFDDASSKVRLSRAEVVPLLGVENEHFAFRSADNLRRLAGLLQTRGLTAPELPSTFRATLRTYQAQGVAWLDLLRESGLGGILADDMGLGKTVQILALIALEKARGHLANPALVVAPTSLMTNWSAEATRFAPDLKVLVLHGADRKHKFDAIGDHDLVLTTYPLIARDRETLLAREWHMAVLDEAQTVKNPDAATTRWLRETKAKHRFCLTGTPMENHLGELWSIMSFVNPGYLGDKAAFSRRWRTPIEKRADKVRTTALARRVKPFLLRRTKTEVATELPAKSEMVETIVLEGPQRDLYDSIRLTMSRKVREAIAKRGLAKSHIVVLEALLRMRQACCDPALLKLNDGLDRPSAKLDRLIEMVGELLSEGRKIIVFSQFTSMLDLIRKRFDADGLRYSLLTGETRDRKAAIEAFQGGTADVFLISLKAGGVALNLTAADTVVIFDPWWNPAVEEQAIDRAYRIGQDKAVFVYRLVAAGTIEEKMDELKARKRALADGLFDRDGGIASALTEGDVNALFDA; translated from the coding sequence TTGGGCTGGGGCGAGGCGCGCGAGGGTCGGATCGAATGGAAGCCGGGCAGCGGGCGCGGCGTTGCGCCTCACCTCGTCGTGCCAGGGGCAGTCGCGCTCAATGCCGAACCGCCGGTCTATGTCGAGGAAGCCAATGGTGTGATCGGACCCGTGCAGCTCGGTCTGCCGCCGCGGCTCGCCTGCCAGTTCCTGGCTGCACCTTCGATTCCGCGCGCGAAGCTCGAAGAGGTGTCGCGCCGCCTGAGCCAAAGGCTGCCCGAGCTTCACCACGGCCTCCTGCCGGTGCCTCCGGCGACTGCAGTGCTCATCGATGAGGATCCACGTCCCGTGCTGCGGCTGAAGCTCGGGCATGTCGGTCCAAGCTATTATTACTATCGCAACAAGAGCGAACACTCCGGTCCCGCCGCCGTGGCCAGCCTCGGCTTCCGCTACGGTGCGTTTGACATCGATCCGAGCCAGCGAGCGAGCCGGCTGGAGCTGTTTCAAGGCGGGCAGGTCTATGCGATCGCACGCCGGCAGGGGAAAGAGAAGCAGGCGCGCAAGCGCCTTTCCGATACCGGTCTGGCCGATGCCAGGTCGGCGTTTCCGCTGCTCGACTACCGTCATGCCACGGATCTCACGCTGAGCGACCAGCGCGGCTGGTTCGATTTTCTCGCGCGGCACGCCGAGCAGCTGAGATCGGAAGGCTTCGAGATCCTGATCGACGACGATTTTCCGTTCCGGCTCGCGGACTCCTCGGGTGAGTTCGATGCGACGCTCGAGACCAGTGGCATCGACTGGTTCGAGCTGGCACTCGGCATCGAGATCGATGGCGAGCGACGCGATCTCGCCCCGCTTCTCGCCGCGCTGGTTTCGGCGCCCGGCTTCAGTCCCGAATTGTTGACCCAACTCGCCGGCAAGGGCGAACGTTTCCTTCTGCCGCTGGCCGACGGCCGGCATCTCGCGCTGGCTGCCGACCGCTTCCTGCCGCTCGTGCTGGCGCTGCACGGCTTGCACATGAGCGGCGCATTCGATGACGCCTCCAGCAAGGTCAGGCTATCGCGCGCCGAAGTCGTTCCGCTGCTCGGCGTCGAGAACGAGCATTTCGCTTTTCGGAGCGCCGACAATCTCCGGCGGCTTGCGGGCCTGCTCCAGACGAGAGGGCTGACTGCGCCGGAATTGCCGTCGACCTTTCGCGCCACGCTTCGGACCTATCAGGCCCAGGGCGTGGCATGGCTCGACCTGCTCCGCGAGAGCGGGTTGGGCGGAATCCTCGCCGACGATATGGGGTTGGGCAAGACCGTCCAGATCCTGGCTTTGATTGCGCTGGAGAAGGCGCGAGGTCACCTCGCCAATCCCGCGCTGGTCGTCGCACCGACCAGCCTGATGACGAATTGGTCCGCCGAGGCGACAAGGTTCGCGCCCGACCTGAAGGTGCTCGTCCTGCACGGAGCGGATCGCAAGCACAAGTTTGATGCCATCGGGGACCACGATCTGGTCCTGACCACCTATCCGCTGATTGCACGGGACCGCGAAACTCTGCTGGCGCGGGAGTGGCACATGGCGGTGCTGGATGAGGCGCAGACGGTCAAGAACCCTGATGCTGCGACCACGCGATGGCTGCGTGAGACGAAAGCGAAGCACCGCTTCTGCCTCACGGGCACGCCGATGGAAAATCACCTCGGGGAGCTCTGGTCGATCATGAGTTTCGTCAACCCGGGTTATCTCGGCGACAAGGCCGCCTTTTCGCGCCGGTGGCGCACGCCGATCGAGAAGCGTGCCGACAAGGTGCGAACGACGGCGCTGGCGCGCCGCGTCAAGCCTTTTCTGTTGCGCCGTACCAAGACGGAGGTGGCGACGGAGCTGCCGGCCAAGAGCGAGATGGTCGAGACCATCGTGCTGGAAGGACCGCAACGCGACCTCTACGATTCGATACGACTCACGATGTCACGCAAGGTTCGCGAGGCCATCGCCAAGCGCGGCCTCGCCAAGAGCCATATCGTGGTGCTCGAGGCTCTGCTGCGGATGCGGCAGGCCTGTTGCGATCCGGCATTGCTGAAACTGAACGACGGCCTCGATCGTCCGTCCGCCAAGCTCGATCGTCTGATCGAGATGGTGGGAGAACTGCTGAGCGAGGGGCGCAAGATCATCGTCTTCTCGCAGTTCACCTCCATGCTCGATCTGATCCGGAAACGCTTCGACGCCGACGGTCTGCGTTACAGTCTGCTCACCGGCGAGACGAGGGACCGCAAGGCGGCGATTGAGGCCTTCCAGGGCGGCACGGCCGATGTTTTTCTGATCAGCCTGAAGGCAGGCGGTGTCGCCCTCAATCTGACTGCTGCCGATACCGTCGTCATCTTCGATCCCTGGTGGAATCCTGCGGTCGAGGAACAGGCAATTGATCGGGCATATCGGATCGGGCAGGACAAGGCCGTCTTCGTTTACAGGCTGGTGGCTGCGGGAACCATCGAGGAGAAGATGGACGAGCTCAAGGCCAGGAAGCGCGCGCTCGCCGACGGCCTGTTCGATCGCGACGGCGGCATAGCATCGGCCCTTACGGAGGGCGACGTGAACGCGTTGTTCGACGCGTAG
- a CDS encoding TetR/AcrR family transcriptional regulator, whose protein sequence is MTNVSSTADDILACARTLIIAGGYNGFSYADVAEVVGIRKPSIHHHFAGKVDLVRTLVSRYREEAEAGLAALERNVPDPREQLKSYVRYWEACIGDARAPFCVCALLASELPILPEEVALEVRSHFRSLASWLTSVMERGKRKGQLKFSGTARVEAEGFMATIHGAMLSARAYGDPKMFGVITAPLLDRLSGKH, encoded by the coding sequence ATGACCAACGTTTCCTCGACTGCCGACGACATTCTGGCCTGCGCCCGCACGCTGATCATCGCGGGCGGCTACAACGGCTTTAGCTATGCGGACGTCGCCGAAGTCGTCGGCATCCGCAAGCCGAGCATCCACCACCATTTCGCCGGCAAGGTCGACCTGGTCCGCACGCTGGTGTCGCGCTATCGCGAGGAGGCCGAGGCGGGATTGGCGGCGCTCGAGCGCAACGTTCCGGACCCGCGCGAGCAGCTCAAGAGCTATGTCCGGTATTGGGAGGCGTGCATCGGCGATGCGAGGGCACCCTTTTGCGTCTGTGCGCTGCTGGCGAGCGAGCTTCCGATCCTGCCGGAGGAGGTGGCGCTCGAAGTCCGCTCGCATTTCCGCTCGCTGGCGTCCTGGCTGACGTCGGTGATGGAGCGCGGCAAGCGGAAGGGGCAACTGAAATTCTCCGGCACGGCCCGGGTCGAGGCTGAAGGATTCATGGCGACCATTCACGGCGCGATGCTGTCGGCGCGTGCCTATGGTGATCCCAAAATGTTCGGTGTGATCACCGCTCCGCTGCTGGATCGGCTGTCCGGGAAACACTGA
- a CDS encoding DUF308 domain-containing protein, with amino-acid sequence MTQQMDLVRDDREQWLKQYYFLRAAFSVTWVVAAFAVAPSSAAIGGALLVLYPAWDAAANFVDALRSGGLTQNRTQALNVVVSLATTIAVLLALQTSMNWVLGVFGAWAILSGLLQLGTAIRRWKSFGAQWAMVLSGGQSALAGGFFIFQASTPAVPSIANVAGYAGVGAFYFLVSAVWLIVSDWRRRAAA; translated from the coding sequence ATGACGCAGCAAATGGATCTCGTGCGTGACGATCGCGAGCAATGGCTCAAGCAATACTACTTCCTCCGCGCGGCGTTCTCCGTCACCTGGGTCGTTGCCGCGTTTGCCGTCGCACCGTCGTCTGCGGCGATTGGCGGCGCGTTGCTCGTGCTCTATCCGGCATGGGACGCCGCAGCCAATTTTGTGGACGCCTTGCGCAGTGGCGGCCTCACTCAAAATCGCACGCAGGCGCTGAACGTTGTGGTCAGCCTCGCGACCACCATCGCGGTCCTTCTCGCCTTGCAAACGAGCATGAACTGGGTGCTCGGCGTCTTCGGCGCGTGGGCGATCCTGTCCGGCTTACTGCAGTTGGGGACGGCGATCCGGCGCTGGAAAAGTTTTGGCGCGCAATGGGCCATGGTGCTCAGCGGTGGTCAGTCGGCGCTCGCGGGCGGCTTCTTCATCTTTCAAGCCTCGACGCCTGCGGTGCCGTCGATCGCGAATGTCGCGGGCTATGCCGGGGTCGGTGCGTTCTACTTCCTGGTTTCGGCCGTATGGCTCATCGTCAGCGACTGGCGCCGGCGTGCGGCCGCGTGA
- a CDS encoding ArsR/SmtB family transcription factor, giving the protein MHVFEVLADPVRRRILELLAPGEMASGEVVEVIGAEYGITQAAVSQHLKVLRESGFATVRAEAQRRLYSVDVAGLRAVDAWIGQFRNFWEPKLDALATEIARGKRERRNAPMTKRGGKRA; this is encoded by the coding sequence ATGCACGTCTTCGAAGTCCTCGCCGATCCCGTCCGCCGCCGCATTCTCGAATTGCTCGCGCCCGGCGAAATGGCGTCCGGTGAGGTCGTCGAAGTGATCGGGGCCGAATACGGGATCACGCAGGCGGCCGTGTCGCAGCATCTCAAGGTGCTGCGCGAGAGCGGCTTCGCAACGGTTCGCGCGGAAGCGCAAAGACGGCTCTATTCGGTTGACGTTGCGGGTCTCCGCGCGGTCGATGCCTGGATCGGCCAGTTCAGGAATTTCTGGGAGCCGAAGCTCGATGCGCTGGCGACGGAGATCGCGCGCGGCAAACGCGAGCGTCGCAATGCACCAATGACCAAGCGGGGCGGGAAAAGGGCCTGA
- a CDS encoding MFS transporter gives MTGSSYRWVIVAAGGLLGCVAIGGMFSLPVFLQPIAKDTGWSVTGISSAMTIGFLAMAFTSMAWGTLTDRFGPLPVVLTGSTVLALSLFAASHATSLIVFQFVFGLLVGASCAAIFAPMMATVTGWFDTQRGLAVSLVSAGMGVAPMTMAPFAAWLVSNHDWRTAMQIVALVVAVIMIPVALLVRRPPALAHAPVAATGGGGPQAEMSVGEALRSPQFIILLATNFFCCATHSGPIIHTVSYAVSCGIPLISAVTIYSVEGLAGLGGRIAFGLMGDRLGAKRVLVSGLLAQAFGALAYVFAHELTTFYMVATVFGFIYAGTMPLYAVIVRENFPLKMMGTVIGGTAMAGSLGMATGPLAGGLIYDAFSSYAWLYIGSWAMGLGAFLMAMTFRPFPKTQAQPAPAPVAA, from the coding sequence ATGACTGGTTCCTCTTATCGCTGGGTGATCGTCGCCGCTGGCGGCCTGCTTGGCTGTGTCGCGATCGGCGGCATGTTTTCGCTGCCGGTGTTCCTTCAGCCGATCGCCAAGGACACCGGCTGGTCGGTGACCGGCATTTCCAGCGCGATGACGATCGGCTTCCTGGCGATGGCCTTCACCAGCATGGCCTGGGGCACGTTGACGGATAGGTTTGGTCCGCTGCCGGTGGTGCTGACGGGATCGACCGTGCTGGCGCTGAGCCTGTTCGCCGCGAGCCATGCGACCTCGCTCATCGTGTTCCAGTTCGTGTTCGGCCTGCTGGTCGGCGCCTCCTGCGCGGCGATCTTCGCGCCGATGATGGCGACGGTCACCGGCTGGTTCGATACCCAACGCGGCCTCGCGGTGTCGCTGGTATCCGCCGGCATGGGCGTGGCGCCGATGACGATGGCGCCATTCGCGGCCTGGCTCGTCTCCAACCACGACTGGCGTACCGCGATGCAGATCGTGGCGCTGGTCGTCGCTGTCATCATGATCCCGGTCGCGCTCCTGGTCCGCCGTCCGCCGGCGCTGGCGCATGCGCCGGTCGCGGCAACGGGCGGGGGCGGCCCGCAAGCCGAGATGTCGGTGGGCGAAGCGCTGCGCTCGCCGCAATTCATCATCCTGCTCGCCACCAATTTCTTCTGCTGCGCCACCCATTCCGGTCCGATCATCCACACCGTCAGCTATGCCGTGAGCTGCGGCATCCCGCTGATCTCGGCGGTGACGATCTACAGCGTCGAGGGGCTGGCCGGTCTCGGTGGCCGTATCGCCTTCGGTCTGATGGGCGATCGTCTCGGCGCCAAGCGCGTGCTGGTTTCGGGCCTGCTCGCGCAAGCCTTCGGCGCGCTCGCTTATGTCTTCGCCCATGAGCTCACGACCTTCTACATGGTCGCAACCGTGTTCGGCTTCATCTATGCCGGCACCATGCCGCTCTATGCGGTGATCGTCCGCGAAAACTTTCCGCTCAAGATGATGGGCACCGTGATCGGCGGCACCGCGATGGCCGGCAGCCTCGGCATGGCGACGGGCCCGCTCGCCGGCGGCCTGATCTACGATGCGTTCTCCAGCTATGCCTGGCTCTATATCGGCTCCTGGGCGATGGGCTTAGGCGCGTTCCTTATGGCGATGACGTTCCGCCCGTTCCCGAAGACGCAAGCTCAACCCGCGCCAGCACCAGTGGCGGCATGA
- a CDS encoding HsdM family class I SAM-dependent methyltransferase: MMDVGRTSKSLALKEPLALLGILYLDRQVSLADRIVDPLRFVLSLTAEIENRSNLRGRPLSRNIFSRFEAIEPRILGSWLQTALEPCPLEGFAHWFSSRLDELGFEYPYDTPSSLSRLVDSLFANRFPTSILDPACGTGGLLAAMAERHSQAAVLGQEISPEAHAWAQLRFLVLGLPNVTLLEGNALNDAASDRCMPDGGFDMILTNPPFGQQIEADRAMPPHSPKLGVEFVGRVVSETAYVNKIADWLSSSGIAAVVVPNGFLSRAGTDRKLREALASTDMLQAIIGLPERLFAPATAIGTAILILNRRKPDDQRGRALFVEARGQGARDGNRVTLTDDTIERIRSRYSDWQNEDGFSQVVSFERFDPEISSFSPSAYVKQSITTEMNPSVRRARILELDRQHAILSQQYEALRSKLDQSG, translated from the coding sequence ATGATGGACGTTGGCCGCACGTCAAAATCCTTGGCTCTAAAAGAACCCCTAGCTTTGCTCGGCATTTTGTACCTGGATCGACAAGTCTCACTGGCCGATAGAATAGTCGATCCGCTGCGCTTTGTTCTCTCGCTAACCGCCGAGATTGAGAACCGAAGCAATCTTCGAGGGCGGCCGCTGAGCCGAAATATCTTCTCTCGGTTCGAGGCTATCGAGCCGCGTATACTCGGGAGTTGGCTCCAAACCGCATTGGAGCCCTGTCCGCTCGAGGGTTTCGCTCACTGGTTCTCATCCAGATTGGATGAGCTCGGCTTTGAGTACCCCTACGACACTCCATCCTCTTTATCTCGGCTCGTCGACTCACTGTTTGCAAATCGATTTCCGACCTCTATTCTCGACCCAGCTTGCGGAACCGGCGGCTTGCTTGCGGCTATGGCCGAAAGGCATAGCCAGGCGGCAGTATTGGGCCAAGAAATCAGCCCTGAGGCACATGCATGGGCCCAATTGCGTTTCCTAGTGCTTGGTCTCCCCAATGTGACTTTGCTTGAAGGTAATGCGCTCAATGACGCAGCATCGGATCGCTGCATGCCAGACGGCGGATTTGATATGATTTTGACGAATCCACCTTTCGGACAACAGATCGAAGCCGATAGAGCGATGCCGCCGCACTCACCTAAACTTGGCGTCGAGTTCGTTGGACGAGTAGTAAGCGAAACTGCATATGTGAACAAAATAGCGGACTGGCTCTCAAGCTCAGGAATTGCTGCAGTCGTGGTGCCTAACGGCTTCCTGTCGCGCGCAGGGACGGACCGGAAGCTACGCGAAGCATTGGCCTCGACTGACATGCTGCAGGCAATTATAGGGTTGCCGGAGCGGCTGTTCGCACCAGCGACCGCCATTGGAACGGCCATACTTATTCTGAACCGTCGAAAACCTGACGACCAAAGAGGACGAGCACTCTTTGTAGAAGCCCGAGGACAAGGGGCTCGCGACGGCAATCGAGTGACTTTGACGGATGATACTATTGAGCGAATTAGATCGAGGTATTCCGACTGGCAGAACGAAGACGGATTCTCGCAAGTTGTTTCATTCGAGCGGTTCGACCCTGAGATATCTTCGTTCTCGCCGAGCGCATATGTAAAACAATCCATAACGACTGAAATGAACCCTAGTGTTCGGCGCGCTCGTATCCTCGAACTGGATCGGCAGCACGCAATTCTCAGTCAACAGTATGAAGCGCTCAGATCAAAACTCGATCAATCCGGATAA
- a CDS encoding TetR/AcrR family transcriptional regulator — MAKKTHRIERRTDALSRERIIAAAIEILDSGGEGALTVRALAAHLATGSGAIYWHVADKGDLLAAATDEVIARVMSEVAGGAKPRDAIRAVALGVFDAIDVHPWVGAQLFREPWRPAMLEIIESVGGRLQALGVPHAAQFDSASALVHYILGVAGQNAANARVHAPDTDRSAFLASVAAQWEALDPAKYPFVRQMATQLRDHDDSAQFLAGVDLILAGIGTVR, encoded by the coding sequence ATGGCGAAGAAGACTCACCGGATTGAACGGCGCACCGACGCGCTCTCGCGGGAGCGGATTATCGCGGCCGCGATCGAGATTCTCGACAGCGGCGGCGAGGGCGCGCTGACCGTCCGCGCGCTCGCGGCGCATCTCGCAACCGGCAGCGGGGCGATCTACTGGCACGTTGCCGACAAGGGCGACCTGCTTGCGGCTGCGACCGACGAGGTCATCGCCCGCGTCATGTCCGAGGTGGCCGGCGGCGCCAAGCCGCGCGATGCGATCCGCGCCGTCGCGCTCGGCGTGTTCGACGCGATCGATGTCCATCCCTGGGTCGGTGCGCAGCTCTTTCGCGAGCCTTGGCGGCCCGCGATGCTGGAGATCATCGAAAGCGTCGGCGGACGGCTCCAGGCGCTCGGCGTACCCCACGCCGCGCAGTTCGATTCCGCGTCGGCGCTGGTGCACTACATCCTCGGCGTTGCCGGACAGAACGCCGCGAACGCCCGCGTTCATGCCCCGGATACGGATCGATCGGCTTTCCTCGCCTCGGTCGCAGCGCAGTGGGAAGCGCTCGATCCTGCGAAATATCCATTCGTGCGCCAGATGGCGACGCAGCTCCGCGACCACGACGATAGCGCGCAATTTCTCGCGGGCGTCGATTTGATCCTGGCAGGGATCGGCACGGTCCGGTAG
- a CDS encoding SRPBCC family protein has protein sequence MEIDVARVLGLVTRSVTNFEKDGKPASAVTLTRLYDTSVDDLWDAVTSKERIPRWFLPVEGDLQLGGKYQLKGNAGGTIMACSPPTHFAATWEFGGAVSWIDVKLTAERSQARLTLEHTAIIEDHWNQFGPGAVGIGWDLAIAGLERYLASGASVDHETAEAWMGSPAGKDFMTTSGEHWRAAHVASGVDPVSAKQRSDRTIAFYRGEMPPDIAHPGTGS, from the coding sequence ATGGAGATCGACGTCGCCAGGGTCTTGGGGCTCGTTACGCGTTCGGTGACAAATTTCGAAAAGGACGGGAAGCCGGCCAGTGCGGTGACGCTGACGCGGCTCTACGACACCAGCGTTGACGATCTCTGGGACGCCGTGACCAGCAAGGAGCGCATTCCGCGCTGGTTCTTGCCAGTCGAAGGAGACCTCCAGCTCGGCGGAAAATACCAGCTCAAGGGGAATGCCGGCGGCACGATCATGGCGTGTTCGCCGCCGACCCATTTTGCAGCGACGTGGGAGTTCGGCGGCGCGGTGAGCTGGATCGACGTCAAGCTCACCGCAGAACGAAGTCAGGCGCGTTTGACGCTGGAGCACACCGCGATCATCGAGGATCATTGGAATCAGTTCGGTCCAGGTGCGGTCGGGATCGGTTGGGACCTCGCCATTGCGGGACTTGAGCGATATCTTGCGAGCGGGGCATCGGTCGACCATGAGACGGCCGAGGCGTGGATGGGCTCGCCTGCGGGCAAGGACTTTATGACGACAAGTGGCGAACATTGGCGCGCGGCGCACGTCGCAAGCGGCGTCGATCCTGTCTCAGCGAAGCAGCGCTCGGATCGTACCATCGCGTTCTATCGCGGCGAGATGCCGCCCGACATCGCACATCCCGGCACAGGAAGCTGA